The nucleotide window CCATCGAGGCGCCGCATGACAGCCCCAATACCGACGGGCTGAACCCGGAATCCTGCACCGATGTCGTGATCGAGGGCGTGCGCTTTTCGGTGGGCGATGATTGCATCGCCCTCAAGGCCGGCAAGCGCGCGCCGGGCTGTACCGACCATCTGGCCCTCACGAAGAATATCGCCATCCGGCATTGCCTGATGGAGCGCGGACATGGCGGCGTGGTGATCGGGTCGGAAATGTCGGGCTCTGTCCAGGATGTGCTGGTCGAGCACTGCGAGATGATCGGCACCGACCGCGGCCTTCGGATCAAGACCCGCCGCGGGCGCGGGGGGCGGGTGTCGGGCATCACGATGCGGCATGTGCGGATGGACGGGGTGCTGACCGCGTTCACCGCCAATGCCTTCTACCATTGCGATGCCGACGGCCATGACGCCTGGGTACAGGACCGCGCGCCCGCCCCGGCAGAGGGCACCACGCCCCAGGTGTCGGACATCACCATCAGCGATGTCACCATCGTCAACCTGTCCCATGCCGCCGGCGCCTTCCTTGGCCTGCCCGAGGCGCCGATCCGCGGCGTGCGCATCAGCCGGGTCACCATCCTGTCGCATGACCCCGCCGCCCTGCCGGCGCCGCCGCTGATGGCCGACCATGTGCGCGCCATGCGGCATGAGGCGATTACCGCCGAGTGGACCGATATCGAAACCGATGACCCCGCGCTGCTGACCGCCGGGCCGATCACCGCAACGGACTGACATCATGCCCCTTCTTGCCTATGCCGATGCCTATGCCCGCGACTACGCGCCCTACAAGGGCGGCGCCTGGTGCTATGAGGATGGCTGCCTCTACCGCGGACTGGTACTGCTGCATCAGGCCACCGGGCAGGTGCGCTGGCTGGACCATCTGCTGCGGCTGACCAGACCGCAGATCACGGCGGATGGGGCGCTGGCAGGCTATGATCCGCAAGAATTCAACATCGACAACATCCTGGCCGGGCGCTGCCTATTCCACCTGCACCGGCAGACTGGCGATGCGCGCTACCTTGTCGCTGCCGAGCGGCTGGCAGCGCAACTGGCCCGGCATCCGCGCACGGCAGCGGGCAACTACTGGCACAAGGCGATCTATCCCGATCAGGTCTGGCTGGACGGGCTCTACATGGGCCTGCCCTTCCAGATCGAATGGGGGCAGCAGACCGGCGACACGGCCCTGGTCGAGGACGCGGTGGCCCAAATGCTGGGCGCGCTGGACCTCGCGCGGATGCCGTCGGGCCTTTACGCACATGGCTATGATGCAACACGACGGCAGGCTTGGGCCAACCCGGTGACGGGGCAAAGCCCGGCGCTGTGGTCGCGCGCGCTTGGCTGGCTGGCAATGGCACTGGCCGACAGCTGCGATCTGTTGGGGGCAGAAGCCCCGCCGGCGCTGGCCGCCGCGCTGGCCGACCTGCTCAACCGCATGGAACCGTTGGCAACGGCCAACCACCTGTGGCTGCAGGTGCCCGACCAACCCGATCTGCCAGGGAATTACGAGGAAAGCTCGGCCTCGGCGATGTTCGCCTATGCGGGGCTGGTCGCGGCGCGGCTGGGGATTGCAGACAGGGTTGGTCCGGCGACGCTGGACGCGCTGCAAGGCCGGCTGCAGTTCGACCCCAAGGCGGGCCGCCACCGGCTGCCCGGCATCTGCGCCGTGGCCGGGCTGGGGGGCAATGGCCCCCGGCGTGATGGCACGCCGGCCTATTACGTGTCGGAACCCGTGGTCAGCGATGACCCCAAAGGCTCTGGCCCACTGCTGATGGGGGCGGCGGAGCATCATCGCGCGGCGCTGCAACCGGCGATCTGACCGCGCAGCCAAGACTGCTCCTGCCACCGCTACCCCCTACTGCGGTTCGGCAAGAGGCGATCCGTTTGCCGCCATCGTCACTCTTGACCACGCGCAGGCCTCTGAAGGGGCAGGGCATAGGACGGCACCGGATCCGGCTGGATATCTCGTCGTCCAACTTCCCCAACTACGACATCCCCCAACACCGCGTCGCGGTGAACGGCCTTCACCCTGGCGCCGGAGCGGGAAGCGATCTGCAGCTGATGCTGTTGCCGGACCGGAAGGCCTGATGGCGGGACGGCCTGATTTCAACTTGGCGTGGGGATCCACGCCATCAGCAGGCTGCACCTCTGGCAGCCGGGTGCGGCAACCGGGCAGACACTGGTCGTCGATGGCGGGTTGATCTTCGGGAGACTTGAATACGCCGGATGCCTGTGCGCCCTATCCGGCACCCACCCATGCGAGGACACCATGAACATCTTGCCCGAACTTGTCGAGTTTGCTCCCGAACTGACGCGGCTGCGACAGGACTTCCATCAACACCCGGAACTCGGCTTTGAAGAACATCGGACGTCGGGGCGCATTGCCGAACTGCTGGAGGGTTGGGGTGTTTCCGTGACTCGGGGGATGGGAGGCACCGGGCTGGTGGGGGTGATCGAGGGCAATAGGCCGGGGCGAAGCATCGGTTTGCGCGCCGATATGGACGCCCTGCCGATGGATGAAGAGACCAACCTGCCCTATGCCTCGCGCAATCTAGGGGTGTTCCACGGTTGCGGCCATGATGGCCACGTGACGATGCTGCTGGGGGCTGCCTGGTATCTGGCGCATCACCAAGACTTTGCCGGGCGCGCGGTGTTGATCTTTCAACCCGCCGAAGAAGGACTGGGCGGCGCGCGGGCCATGCTCGCCGATGGCCTCTTTGATCGCTTTCCCTGCGACGAGCTCTATGGGCTGCACAACTCGCCCTACAACGCCCCAGGCGAAGTCACCCTGCGTCCGGGGCTGGCACAGGCCGGGGCGGGATTCTTCGATATCCGCATCACCGGCCGCGGTAGCCACGGGGCGATGCCGCAAATGTCGCGCGATCCGGTACTGGCGGGTTCCGTCCTGGTACAGGCGCTGCAAGGGATCGTCGGGCGCAACATCGACCCGGGTCATGCTGCGGTGGTCTCGGTCACCCGCTTTCAGGCGGGGGCGGCCTATAACGTGATCCCAGAAACGGCGCAGCTTGCGGGCACGGTGCGCTACCTCCAGTCCGAAGAGCGGGCCCTGATCGCCGAGCGGATGCAGCAGATCTGCGCCGGCGTCGCCCTGGCGCAGGATCTGCAGATCGAGCTGCATCTGCGCAATGTCTTCGACATCCTGACGAACGACCCCGATTGCGTGGATCATGTGATGACAGCGGCGCGTAATGTGGTTGGCGACAAAGCCCACGCGGATGCCGAGATTACTATGGGATCGGAGGATATGGCAGACCTGCTGCGCGTCGTGCCGGGGGCGTTCTTCAACCTTGGTCATGGCGGCGAGGTGCCGCTGCACAACCCTGGATTCCTCTTCGACGATTCCATTCTTCCGGTGGGATCGAGCCTGTTCGTGCGCCTTGTGCAGGATCGCGGCGCGGCCTGACGTTCATAAGCTGCATACAAATCAGCCAAAGCGGCGCCTTCGGATGCGAAGGCACCGCTTCTTTGCGTCGGGCATCCGGAGAGTGTTGACAGCGCGGGATCTGCTGGAAATTGTTCCACTAGAGGTAACACATGTTCCATATTTTGCAACCACATCACCATGTCCATCCTGCATAACGCCGCCCAGGTGCTGCATCTGTTCAACGCCGAATGCTCGGACCTGACGGTGACCGAGGCATCGCAGCGGCTCGACATGCCGAAGGCCAATGCCTCGCGCCTGCTGAAAGCAATGCGCGAGGCAGGGTTGCTTGAGGTCATCGGCAACACCCGCCGGCATCGACCCGGGAAGCTGCTTCTGGATCTGGCGGTTGCATATCGCCGGTCCTCTGGCCTGATCGGGCGCGCAGGCGAGGTCGTAGCCGAAGTGACGCGCAGCTTTGGCCATACCGGCTATGTGTCGGTTCTGGACGGGCGCGAGGTCACGGCGGTTCTGGATTTCGAGGGCTCGAACTCGCTGCGCGTGGTCAGCAACCTTGGCCGCCGGCTTCAGGCTCATCAAAGCGCCACGGGGCGAAGCCTGCTGGCGCGTCTGGCGCCGGACCAGGTTGCTGCCCTTTATGCAGAGCACCCGGCGGCCTCCGATCTTGCCGCGCAGCTGGAGCAGATCCGGCACGCAGGCTTCGCCTATTCCAATCAGGAATCCACGCCAGGGGTCGAGGCCATCGGCATCGCCGTCGGGGACCCGTCCACACAAGAGGCGGTCAGCCTCTGCATCGTCTATCCACACACCGTGGTCGATGAGGCTGCGCGGTCTGCGATTATCGCCGCACTTGGGCAGGGCGCCGCGCGAATTGCCGCGCAGTTGGGGGACACTGAATTCACTCCGCCCACGGCCATCGACACAGGCCTCGAAAACAAAGGAACAGCACAATGAGCGTTGCTGCAAATCGCTGGCGCGTCGGGTTCGACATCGGGGGCACGTTCACGGACTTCGTGCTTTATGATGCCCAAGAGACTGCGGTGACGCTGCACAAGCGGCTGACGACACCGCATGACCCGTCCGAGGCCGCGCTACTTGGCCTGCGCGAGCTGCTGGAGGCGCGTGGGATTCCTCATGCCGATGTGGCCGAGATCGTGCATGGCACGACACTGGTCACCAATGCGGTGATCGAACGAAAGGGCGCCCCCGTGGGGCTGATTACCACGCGCGGGTTCCGTGACATCCTCGAGATGGGAACAGAGCAGCGCTATGACATCTACGATCTGTTCGTGACCTTCCCCGAGCCGATGGTGTCCCGTGACCTGCGGCTTGAGGTGGATGAGCGCATGGATGCCGATGGCGGCGTCGTGGTGCCCTTGGACGAGCCCGCGGTGCTGGCCGCGGCCCGCGAACTGGTGGCCGCCGGTTGCGAGGCGGTCGCGGTGTCGTTCCTGCATTCCTATGCCAATCCGGATCATGAACGCCGGGCCGCCGCGATCATCCATGCCGAGTTTCCCGATCTGGCAATCTCTGTCAGCAGCGATG belongs to Frigidibacter mobilis and includes:
- a CDS encoding IclR family transcriptional regulator, which produces MSILHNAAQVLHLFNAECSDLTVTEASQRLDMPKANASRLLKAMREAGLLEVIGNTRRHRPGKLLLDLAVAYRRSSGLIGRAGEVVAEVTRSFGHTGYVSVLDGREVTAVLDFEGSNSLRVVSNLGRRLQAHQSATGRSLLARLAPDQVAALYAEHPAASDLAAQLEQIRHAGFAYSNQESTPGVEAIGIAVGDPSTQEAVSLCIVYPHTVVDEAARSAIIAALGQGAARIAAQLGDTEFTPPTAIDTGLENKGTAQ
- a CDS encoding M20 aminoacylase family protein; protein product: MNILPELVEFAPELTRLRQDFHQHPELGFEEHRTSGRIAELLEGWGVSVTRGMGGTGLVGVIEGNRPGRSIGLRADMDALPMDEETNLPYASRNLGVFHGCGHDGHVTMLLGAAWYLAHHQDFAGRAVLIFQPAEEGLGGARAMLADGLFDRFPCDELYGLHNSPYNAPGEVTLRPGLAQAGAGFFDIRITGRGSHGAMPQMSRDPVLAGSVLVQALQGIVGRNIDPGHAAVVSVTRFQAGAAYNVIPETAQLAGTVRYLQSEERALIAERMQQICAGVALAQDLQIELHLRNVFDILTNDPDCVDHVMTAARNVVGDKAHADAEITMGSEDMADLLRVVPGAFFNLGHGGEVPLHNPGFLFDDSILPVGSSLFVRLVQDRGAA
- a CDS encoding glycoside hydrolase family 88/105 protein; the protein is MPLLAYADAYARDYAPYKGGAWCYEDGCLYRGLVLLHQATGQVRWLDHLLRLTRPQITADGALAGYDPQEFNIDNILAGRCLFHLHRQTGDARYLVAAERLAAQLARHPRTAAGNYWHKAIYPDQVWLDGLYMGLPFQIEWGQQTGDTALVEDAVAQMLGALDLARMPSGLYAHGYDATRRQAWANPVTGQSPALWSRALGWLAMALADSCDLLGAEAPPALAAALADLLNRMEPLATANHLWLQVPDQPDLPGNYEESSASAMFAYAGLVAARLGIADRVGPATLDALQGRLQFDPKAGRHRLPGICAVAGLGGNGPRRDGTPAYYVSEPVVSDDPKGSGPLLMGAAEHHRAALQPAI